The genomic window GACGAGGCCGTTCCCGCCGACCAGGTCTTCGTCAAGGTGGGCTCGGGCATCGGCTGCGGCATCGTCTCGCGCGGCGAGCTGTACACGGGCAGCAACGGCTGGGCAGGCGACATCAGCCACGTCACCGTGCCAGGCGCGACCGCCGTGCCCTGCTCGTGCGGCCGCACCGGCTGCCTCGACGCGCTCGCCTCGGGCAACGCGCTCGTCCGCGAGATGCAGCTGGCCGGGCACGACGTCTCGACCGTCGAGGCGATGATCGACCTCGCCCGGGACGCGCACCCCCTCGCCACCGGCCTGCTGCGCGGAGCCGGCGTGATGACGGGCGGCGTGCTCGCGACCATCGTCAACTTCTTCAACCCCGACCGGCTCGTGCTCGGCGGCGTGCTGGCCGACTCGGACGTCTTCGTCGCCGGCGTCCGCTCGACCCTCTGGGCCGACTGCCTGCCGATGGCCACCGACCAGCTGCTCGTCGAGGTGACGCGGCACCAGGGCACGGGCGGGCTGCGCGGGGCGGGACGGGTGTTCCTCGACCAGGTGTTCTCGGTGCGCGGCCTGGCCTGAGCGCTGCGGGCTCGAGCTACACCCCCTGAACGGCGCTACGCCCTCCGTTCACGGGGTGCAGCGCCGGTTCGGGGGCGTAGCTCAGCGCGCGGGCCGCTCTCACCCGCCTGATCCGCGCGCACCCCCGCTCGCGCACGAGGGCGTGCGCGGGTTCCAGGGGTGCGCGTGCGGTCGGCCGATGTCCGTCGCCACCGTGTCGCATCGTGCAGGAAACGTCGCGCGAGGGTTCCTGCATCGTGCACGAGTCAGGACGATCGGTCCCCCCGCCGCGCGACTCAGGACAGATGTTCCTGAATGGGGAGAGAAGAGCGGGGCAGACGGACGCCCGTCGCCTAACGCCGGGACGCGGGACGCCGATAGTCCCCCGTGCAGAGGACATCACCGCTCCGCTGCACCACCCGACGATCCCCTCCGAGGAGGCCCCATGGGCGCGAACGAGCTGTCCGCGCTGCTCTGGCGTGAGCGAGAGCTGCTGGAGCTGCTGACCTTCAAGCTGGAGGAGGAGCAGCTGCTGCTCACCGCCGGCCGCACCCGCTGGATCGAGCACGCGACCCGCGAGGTCGAGCAGGTGCTCGAGCGCCTCCGCGAGGCCGGCCTGGCCCGTGCCGTCGAGGTCTCGTCGGTCGCCCAGGAGTGGGGCACGGACGAGGAGGCGCCCCTCCGCGAGATCATCGCCGCGGCTCCCGCAGGCCCCTGGGGAGAGATCTTCACGGCGCACCTGAGGTCGATGACCGACCTCACCGCCCGCATCGCGCAGCTGCGCGACGAGAACGAGCGCTTCCTCCGCGCCGCCGCCAGGGCGACGCAGGAGACCCTCGCCACGGCCGCCGACGCGGCAGCCGGCAGCATCTACGACGCCAGCGGCTCGGTCGGGGGCGCCTCGGCGTCGCGCGCCGGACGTGCCGGCGCGGGCGCCGCCTCCGGCAGCCAGGTCTCCGGCGGTCAGCTGTTCGACGGGCGGCTGTGATGGTCAGCACCTTCGGCAGCCTGCACACCGCCTACACCGGCCTCGTCGCCGCCCGCACGGGCATCGACGTGACCGGCCAGAACATCGCCAACGTCAACACCGAGGGCTACACGCGCCAGCGCGTCACGCAGGGCTCGGTCGGGGCCCCCGCCCGCGTCGGCCTCTTCAGCGCGGGCGTCGTGCCGGGACAGGGCGTCACGGTCGACGCGATCGCCCGCCTCGGCAACGCCGTCGTCGACGGCCAGGTCCGCGGCGCCGCGGCCGCCGCCGGCTACCAGTCGGTCCGTGCCGACGCGCTCTCGACCCTCGAGCAGGGACTCGGCGAGCCGCGCAGCACGGGCATCGCCGCCCAGCTCGGCGCCTTCTGGAACTCGTGGAGCGACGTCGGGAGCCACCCCGCCGAGACCGGCCCCGCCTCGGTGCTGCTCGGCCAGGCCAAGACCCTCGCCGCGAGCATCGCCTCCGGCCACCAGGCCGTCGAGGACCAGTGGAGCGCCACCCGCGGCACCGCCCAGACCCTCGGCGTCCAGCTGAACGACGCCGCCCGCCAGGTCGCCGACCTCAACGGCCGCATCCGCTCGGCCGTGCAGGACGGCACCAGCGCCAACGAGCTGGTCGACGCCCGCGCCCGCCTCACCGAGCAGATCGCCTCGATCGCCGGCGGCACCGTCCGCGACGCCGGCGACGGCACGGTCGACGTCCTGATCGGCGGCAACGCCCTCGTCAGCGGCACGACCGCGCGGAGCGTCGTCGTCAAGGGCGAGTTCGCGATGAGCGCCTCGACCGGAGTCACGGTCGAGTGGGCACACCGCCCCGGCGACGCCGTCGTGATGGACGGCGGCAGCCTCGCCGGAGCCGTCTCGCTGCTCGGCCCCGCGGCCGGCGGCCAGGGCGGCGCCCTCGCCGAGGCCGCCGCGTCGTACGACGCCCTCGCCACGCAGCTCGCGACGCAGGTCAACGCCGTGCACGCCGGCGGCGTCCGCGCCGACGGCCAGCCCGCCGGGCAGTTCTTCGCCCTGGCGCCCGGCGTCTCGGCGGCACGCGGCCTCACGGTCGTGCCGACCGGCGCCTCCTCGATCGCGTCGGGCGGCGGCGCGGGTGCCCTCGACGGCTCCGTCGCGCAGCGCATCGCGCAGATCGGCGTCGGCTCCGGCTCGCCCGACCGCGCCTGGTCGTCGATCGTCGCCGGCATCGGCGCCTCCGCCAAGAGCGAGATGGCGCAGTCGTCGCTCGCCGACCTCGCCGCGTCGTCGGCGAAGAACCGGCAGCTCTCGGGCTCGGGCGTGAGCCTCGACGAGGAGAACGTCTCGCTGCTCAGCTACCAGCACGCCTACCAGGGCGCCGCGCGCGTGATGACGGCCATCGACGAGATGCTCGACACGCTGATCAACGGCATGGGCCGGGTCGGGAGGTAGGGACGATGCTGACACGGGTGACGAACCAGATGACGGCGCTGCAGTCGCAGCAGCACCTGCAGGCGGGCTCCGTGCGCCTCGCCCAGGCGCAGGAGCGGGCCACCAGCCTCGACAAGCTGACCCGTCCCTCCGACGACCCCACCGCCACGGCCGAGGCCCTGCGTGTCAAGAGCCTGCAGTCGGCCCTCGCCCAGCACACCCGCAACGTCGCCGACGGCGACGGCTGGCTGAGCACGACCGACTCCGCCCTGATCTCGGCCGACTCGCTGATGGCAAAGGTGCGCGAGCTGACGCTCCAGGGCGCCAACGGCTCGCTGTCCCCGAACGCGAAGGAGGCGGTGGCCGTCGAGCTGGAGGGCCTCAAGGCCGACCTGCTGGGCGTCGCCAACACGAGCATCAACGGCCGCAGCGTCTTCGCCGGCACCTCGGACGCCGGGGTCGCCTTCCGGCCCGACTACAGCTGGACCGGCACCGCCGGCTCCAGCGTCACCCGCCGCATCGGGCCGGAGACGACCGTCGCGGTCGACTCGGACGGCTCCGCCGCGTTCGGCACCGGCGCCTCCTCCGTCTTCGCCCTGATCGACGACATCGCGACCAGCCTCCGCACCGGAGGCGACGTCGCGTCCCACCTGACCACCGTCGACGCCCGCGTGTCCGGCCTGCGCAGCGTGCAGTCCGACATGGGCGCGCGACACGCCCAGCTGCTGAGAGCCGAGGACACCCTGATGGACACGAAGGTCACGCTGGAGGCACAGCGCGCCGGGCTCGAGGACCTCGACCTCGGCCAGGCCGTGCTCGACCTGCAGCTGCAGAACAACTCGTACCAGGCCGCCCTGCAGGTCACCGCGAAGGTGCTCCAGGTCTCGCTGATGGACTTCCTCCGATGAGCGCCGTGACCGCCCCCGTGGCGTTCGTCGCGCCTCCCTTCGGGCTCGAGCCGCTGGTCGACTTCGTGCTCGACGAGGTCGAGGGCGCGACCGGCCTGTTCGCGCTGCGGGCGACGGACACGTCGTCCGAGGTCCGGCTCTACGTGCTCGACGCCGCCGTCCACCTGCCCGACTACTCGCCGGTGCTGACCGACGAGCAGACGACCGGGCTCGACCTGCACGACGCCGCGGAGGCGCTGCTGCTCGTCGTCGCGACCCCCGCGGCCAGCGGCATGACGGTGAACCTGCTCGCGCCGGTCGTCGTCAACACGCGCACCGGGGCCGCCGCGCAGCTCATCCTCGAGGGCCAGGACTGGCCGCTCCGCGCGGAGCTCGCCGCCCGCGCCTGAGCGCTGCTCACACGTCACGGTCCGGTGACGGACTCGTCACGGTCGTGCAACGATGCGCCGCACCCGTCGCTCGACCCGCTCCTCCTCGTGTCTGATTGAGGCACGAGGAGGCGCACGACATGACACGAGACCGGCCCCGACACCGGCCCGCCCGGCGCACGCACGCCGTGGTCGCCGCCGCGAGCGCCGCCGCCCTCGCCCTGCTGCTGGCCGGCTGCACCGGCGGGGACTCCTCGTCCACGAGCACGTCGTCCTCCCGTGCCGCGAGCGACGCCGCCGCGCCCGTCGAGTCGACGCCGGGCCCCGGCCCCGTCGCGCCGACCACCGACACCGCGGCCGTCCGCGTCGCCGACGACGCCGAGCCGACCGACGTCGCCACCGGCCTCGAGGCTCCCTGGTCGGTCGTGCGGCTCGACACCGGATCGTCGTTCGTGAGCCTGCGGGACAGCGGCCGCATCGTCGAGCTCACCGGCGACGGGTCGCTCCGCGACGTCGCGACCCTCGACGGGGTCGTCCACCAAGGCGAGTCCGGGCTGCTCGGCCTCGCGGTGCTCGCGGGGTCGCCCTCGTACCTCTACGCCTACCTGACGACCGCCGACGACAACCGGATCGTGCGGGCGCCCATCACCGGCGACCCGGGCTCGTACGGGCTCGGCCCCGTGGAGGACGTCTTCACCGGCATCCCCGCCGCCTCGAACCACGACGGCGGCCGCATCGCCTTCGGCCCCGACGGCATGCTCTGGGCGACCACCGGCGACGCCTCGGACGACACCGCCTCGCAGGACGAGACCTCGCTCGGCGGCAAGGTGCTGCGGCTGTCGCCGACCGGCGCCGTGCCGAGCGACAACCCGATGCCCGGGTCTCCCGTCTGGAGCCTCGGCCATCGCAACCCGCAGGGCATCACCTGGGACGCGTGGGGCGGCGGCTGGGCCGCCGAGTTCGGCCAGGACACCTGGGACGAGCTGAACTCGCTGGCCCCCGGCGCGAACTACGGCTGGCCCGAGGT from Frigoribacterium sp. PvP032 includes these protein-coding regions:
- a CDS encoding ROK family protein gives rise to the protein DEAVPADQVFVKVGSGIGCGIVSRGELYTGSNGWAGDISHVTVPGATAVPCSCGRTGCLDALASGNALVREMQLAGHDVSTVEAMIDLARDAHPLATGLLRGAGVMTGGVLATIVNFFNPDRLVLGGVLADSDVFVAGVRSTLWADCLPMATDQLLVEVTRHQGTGGLRGAGRVFLDQVFSVRGLA
- a CDS encoding flagellar protein FlgN, with amino-acid sequence MGANELSALLWRERELLELLTFKLEEEQLLLTAGRTRWIEHATREVEQVLERLREAGLARAVEVSSVAQEWGTDEEAPLREIIAAAPAGPWGEIFTAHLRSMTDLTARIAQLRDENERFLRAAARATQETLATAADAAAGSIYDASGSVGGASASRAGRAGAGAASGSQVSGGQLFDGRL
- the flgK gene encoding flagellar hook-associated protein FlgK, whose translation is MVSTFGSLHTAYTGLVAARTGIDVTGQNIANVNTEGYTRQRVTQGSVGAPARVGLFSAGVVPGQGVTVDAIARLGNAVVDGQVRGAAAAAGYQSVRADALSTLEQGLGEPRSTGIAAQLGAFWNSWSDVGSHPAETGPASVLLGQAKTLAASIASGHQAVEDQWSATRGTAQTLGVQLNDAARQVADLNGRIRSAVQDGTSANELVDARARLTEQIASIAGGTVRDAGDGTVDVLIGGNALVSGTTARSVVVKGEFAMSASTGVTVEWAHRPGDAVVMDGGSLAGAVSLLGPAAGGQGGALAEAAASYDALATQLATQVNAVHAGGVRADGQPAGQFFALAPGVSAARGLTVVPTGASSIASGGGAGALDGSVAQRIAQIGVGSGSPDRAWSSIVAGIGASAKSEMAQSSLADLAASSAKNRQLSGSGVSLDEENVSLLSYQHAYQGAARVMTAIDEMLDTLINGMGRVGR
- the flgL gene encoding flagellar hook-associated protein FlgL, which translates into the protein MTNQMTALQSQQHLQAGSVRLAQAQERATSLDKLTRPSDDPTATAEALRVKSLQSALAQHTRNVADGDGWLSTTDSALISADSLMAKVRELTLQGANGSLSPNAKEAVAVELEGLKADLLGVANTSINGRSVFAGTSDAGVAFRPDYSWTGTAGSSVTRRIGPETTVAVDSDGSAAFGTGASSVFALIDDIATSLRTGGDVASHLTTVDARVSGLRSVQSDMGARHAQLLRAEDTLMDTKVTLEAQRAGLEDLDLGQAVLDLQLQNNSYQAALQVTAKVLQVSLMDFLR
- the fliW gene encoding flagellar assembly protein FliW, yielding MSAVTAPVAFVAPPFGLEPLVDFVLDEVEGATGLFALRATDTSSEVRLYVLDAAVHLPDYSPVLTDEQTTGLDLHDAAEALLLVVATPAASGMTVNLLAPVVVNTRTGAAAQLILEGQDWPLRAELAARA
- a CDS encoding sorbosone dehydrogenase family protein, producing the protein MTRDRPRHRPARRTHAVVAAASAAALALLLAGCTGGDSSSTSTSSSRAASDAAAPVESTPGPGPVAPTTDTAAVRVADDAEPTDVATGLEAPWSVVRLDTGSSFVSLRDSGRIVELTGDGSLRDVATLDGVVHQGESGLLGLAVLAGSPSYLYAYLTTADDNRIVRAPITGDPGSYGLGPVEDVFTGIPAASNHDGGRIAFGPDGMLWATTGDASDDTASQDETSLGGKVLRLSPTGAVPSDNPMPGSPVWSLGHRNPQGITWDAWGGGWAAEFGQDTWDELNSLAPGANYGWPEVEGRSSAGSSGSAGSSGSAESSGSAGSSGSSGSSGQFLDPVLQWRTDQASPSGLTAVGSTLFMAGLGGEVLFEIQVPESGEATSTERFSGDESLGRIRDVLPGPDGTLWLLTNNTDGRGDARQGDDRIVSVPLQPLG